The Paramisgurnus dabryanus chromosome 1, PD_genome_1.1, whole genome shotgun sequence genome includes a window with the following:
- the tnnt2c gene encoding troponin T2c, cardiac: MCDTEEFFEEYEEEQEEVNEEEEAEEEEAVEEEAEEEEQEQEEETKEKEEEDEKEAEKPKPKMFVPNIIAPKLPDGEKVDFDDLHRKRVEKDFNELQSLIEFHFNNRQKEEDELVALKNRIERRRADRAEQQRIRTERDKERQARLAEERARREEEAAKLRAEDEARRKKTLSNKGYGGYLQKVDQKKGKKLTEREKKTKALMERRKPLNIDHLNQEKLAEKALDLYKWLSQLHAEKFDLAEKLKSQKYEINVLRNRVSDHQRGAKTSKTSRKTWK; the protein is encoded by the coding sequence ATGTGTGACACCGAGGAGTTCTTTGAGGAGTATGAGGAGGAACAGGAGGAGGTGAACGAAGAGGAGGAGGCTGAAGAGGAAGAGGCTGTGGAGGAAGAGGCAGAGGAGGAAGAGCAAGAGCAAGAAGAGGAAACAAAGGAGAAAGAGGAAGAAGATGAAAAGGAGGCAGAAAAGCCCAAACCCAAGATGTTTGTTCCCAACATCATAGCACCAAAGCTTCCCGATGGAGAGAAGGTGGACTTTGATGACCTCCACCGCAAGCGCGTGGAGAAAGACTTCAATGAATTGCAGTCTCTCATCGAGTTTCACTTCAACAACAGGCAAAAGGAAGAAGATGAACTCGTAGCTCTAAAGAATCGCATCGAGCGACGTCGGGCCGATCGTGCCGAGCAACAGCGCATCAGAACCGAGCGAGATAAAGAGAGGCAGGCGCGCCTTGCCGAGGAGAGGGCACGCCGTGAGGAGGAGGCGGCCAAATTGCGTGCAGAGGATGAAGCCAGGAGGAAAAAGACCCTGTCCAACAAGGGCTATGGAGGGTACCTGCAGAAAGTGGATCAGAAGAAAGGCAAGAAGCTGACGGAACGCGAAAAGAAAACCAAGGCTCTCATGGAGCGTCGCAAGCCCCTCAACATTGATCATCTGAACCAGGAGAAGCTGGCAGAAAAAGCTCTTGACCTCTATAAGTGGCTCAGTCAGCTCCACGCAGAGAAGTTTGACCTGGCGGAGAAGCTAAAGAGTCAGAAGTATGAAATCAATGTCCTGCGTAATCGGGTTAGCGATCATCAACGGGGAGCCAAGACAAGCAAGACCTCAAGGAAAACCTGGAAATAA
- the LOC135779168 gene encoding uridylate-specific endoribonuclease C, giving the protein MARGQDINNELSDVLNEMWKLDVNRMTPGKDYKMNLQGNAGYVAKGSNNAKDNARAPLFSYVNEDKLKSIDTYAYFISLLDNYEMATGVTEQVTEDELRENDLFLNAILKTEVMKCAHRYLVRKSLAQSDPKQFKRQLYDIWFKFYNRGKTGGNDSCGFEHVFVGEVKFGKEIMGLHNWIQFYHHEKLNRVDYKGYKARDYKDKPDEDDHVLNLQFSWNGLVKPESTCFIGVSPEFEVAVFTIVFLLSKERSTNVKVKVNEYVMEIVVCRYGHSIGTSYPKMISSNNRDLK; this is encoded by the exons ATGGCCAGAGG TCAAGACATCAATAATGAGCTCTCAGATGTGCTGAATGAGATGTGGAAGTTAGATGTGAACCGCATGACACCTGGAAAAGATTATAAAATGAATCTACAG gGGAATGCTGGGTATGTTGCCAAGGGCAGTAATAACGCAAAGGACAATGCTAGAGCTCCTCTCTTCTCATATGTCAATGAAGACAAGCTGAAAAGCATTGATACGTATGCCT ACTTTATAAGTCTTTTGGACAATTATGAGATGGCTACAGGAGTGACTGAGCAGGTGACGGAAGATGAACTTCGTGAGAATGATCTTTTCCTGAATGCCATTTTGAAGACTGAAGTTATGAAG TGTGCCCACAGATACCTCGTACGCAAAAGTCTCGCCCAGTCAGACCCAAAGCAGTTTAAGAGGCAGCTATATGACATCTGGTTTAAGTTTTATAACAGAGGCAAAACTGGAGG TAATGATTCCTGTGGGTTTGAACATGTGTTTGTTGGAGAAGTTAAGTTTGGCAAGGAGATCATGGGCCTCCATAACTGGATCCAGTTCTATCACCATGAGAAACTAAATCGGGTGGACTACAAAGGATACAAGGCCAGAGATTACAAGGATAAG CCTGATGAAGACGATCACGTCTTGAACCTACAGTTCAGCTGGAACGGTCTGGTCAAGCCGGAGAGCACTTGTTTCATTGGCGTCAGCCCGGAGTTTGAGGTGGCGGTTTTTACCATTGTCTTTCTCCTGTCCAAAGAGCGCTCGACTAATGTTAAGGTGAAGGTGAACGAGTATGTGATGGAGATTGTGGTCTGCAGATACGGGCACTCCATTGGAACATCATACCCCAAAATGATCAGCAGCAACAATCGGGATCTCAAATAA